The sequence below is a genomic window from Fluoribacter dumoffii NY 23.
TGCTTGCAGATTAGTGAGTATCGCAGCTATATCACCTGCTCGCTCAATTACCGGTCCAGAAGTTTGACGCAAATTAACGCCCATTTCATGAGCAATAATATTCGCCAAAGTAGTTTTCCCAAGACCAGGAGGACCAAAGATGAGGACATGATCCAGAGCATCTTTACGCTTTTTGGCTGCATCAATAAAGATCTGCATCTGTGAGCTTACTGCATCCTGCCCAATGTATTCACTAAGGCTCAAAGGCCTGATAGCACGATCAATCGCCTCTTCTGAGGCAACACTTTGAGTACTGATTAAGCGGTCACTTTCCAGCATAAAGTTCTTATTAGAGTTCGGGCGAATTGAAGTATTTTATCATATGTTTTTTTAATAGCAGCTTATTTGTTTCATTTATAGGTAGAAAATCAAGAAATTAGTTTACATTTTAAAAATCGCAGTCGCTTGAACTATGATTCAGACCCCTAACCAAAACAATGCTCGATTAGGGACAGTTATTGCATATTAATTCATTAGATCAAGTCTTGGATATAGCCGCTCCTTTTCAGGATAGGTATGGTCCTCTGATGGTACATAGGAGGGTTGTGGGTTTTTAAAAAAGGTAATTATATTCTTTTCCCGGTCAAACTCCTTTTCAACGGGTGTAGTTGATTTAAATTCATCAATGCAATTGAGGAATTGAACAATAGAAAAGATTGCCGCCATACTTGCTATGGATAATACGGCTAGGGCAAAGAATGGATTAAAAGCTGCTAAAGGTGCAGCCATGACCGCACAATATGAGAAAAAGGTACATGTCACCCCGGCCCAGAATAATAACTCCAGGGAATTTAATATGTTTTCCAGTACTATACCCTTCTTCTTTAAAGAGTTTATATCTTCAATGTTCTGCAGTACCTCATGAGGCTTCATTTCTCCCTTTTTTATGCTTTCAAGGCCCAGAACAAAAAGTTCATATATTTCGATGCACTCAAGTTCATCTTCCTCATAAACTGCATCATGATATTGTTTGCGGTAATATGCTTTAAGTTCCTCTACTTCTTTCTTGATATCCGCATTGAATTCCACTTCTGAGAATAATGCATTTATTTTTTTATCACAGTCTTGTAAGCGTTGATCCAAGGGATTATTCATAACTCATCCTTTTTTATTTTAGAAAACAATGATTTATTCTGATAAGTACAATAAGCAAAGTTTTATATCATAATTAAAAGGACGATTAAAGAAAAGGAACAGCAGATGCGAATTACCTTTGTCCTATTGATGCCATGACTAATTTTCGGGCTCTGAAAATACGAGAGCGAACTGTCCCGACAGGACAATCCATTTTTTTGGCAATGTCTTCATACGAATGACCATCAAGAATGTGCATCCCATAACAAAGACGCAACTCTTCAGACAAGGTAGAAAGAATTGTCTCTAATTGCTCTCCAAATTCAATATTAATTAATACATATTCAGGAGACAGTTGGATAGAAGGATAATAATTT
It includes:
- a CDS encoding DUF5638 domain-containing protein gives rise to the protein MNNPLDQRLQDCDKKINALFSEVEFNADIKKEVEELKAYYRKQYHDAVYEEDELECIEIYELFVLGLESIKKGEMKPHEVLQNIEDINSLKKKGIVLENILNSLELLFWAGVTCTFFSYCAVMAAPLAAFNPFFALAVLSIASMAAIFSIVQFLNCIDEFKSTTPVEKEFDREKNIITFFKNPQPSYVPSEDHTYPEKERLYPRLDLMN